A single window of Brevundimonas naejangsanensis DNA harbors:
- a CDS encoding M1 family metallopeptidase, with amino-acid sequence MTLKLVGRVSALAIAAALATSLGACATTGDAVPMTPLVPAASVPPSDYVNDAHSYARPAEARVTHVDLDLAADFAAKTLSGKATLDVTGRPGATEVVLDAKMLDIKAVTDAAGRPLDWSMGAADPIKGQPLSVRFPAFRGGETQKIVVAYSTRPDASALQWLSPQQTAGGQKPYLFSQGQAILTRTWIPTQDSPGIRQSYSARITAPADLTVVMAAEQLTPNGEAAGAGTKAWRFKLDNPIPPYLIAVAVGDLAFAPFDARTGVWAEPSQLQASAHELQPTAQMVDAAEALYGPYRWGRYDLLVLPPSFPFGGMENPRLTFATPTIIAGDRSLVSLVAHELAHSWSGNLVTNATWDDFWLNEGFTSYFENRIMEAVYGRDAAVQEQVLAWDGLQDELKTLHAADTRLHLELAGRDPDEGMNTIAYDKGAAFLRTIEQIAGRERFDAWLRGYFERNAWRPMTSERFLEDIRTHLIKGDAGLEQRLQLNAWVYDPGLPSNVQAPVSRAFEPVDAAAEAFYVAKGPASAVPWKDWNTQQRLRFLSWRPQGLAAGADWLTGAQLADLERTLKLDSEGNAELTFAWLQAALANRYEPAAAVADRFLTSQGRRKFVLPLFQTLWAEGDWGRPIATRIYAKARPLYHPVTSNSVDQVVGRP; translated from the coding sequence ATGACCCTGAAGCTGGTCGGGCGGGTTTCCGCCCTCGCTATAGCCGCCGCCCTCGCCACATCCCTGGGCGCCTGCGCCACGACCGGAGACGCCGTGCCGATGACGCCTCTGGTTCCCGCCGCGTCGGTCCCCCCGAGCGATTACGTCAACGACGCCCACTCCTACGCGCGGCCGGCCGAGGCGCGGGTGACGCACGTCGACCTGGACCTGGCTGCCGACTTCGCCGCCAAGACCCTGTCGGGCAAGGCGACGCTGGACGTGACCGGCCGTCCCGGCGCGACCGAGGTGGTGCTGGACGCCAAGATGCTGGACATCAAGGCCGTGACCGACGCCGCCGGCCGTCCGCTGGACTGGAGCATGGGCGCCGCAGATCCGATCAAGGGTCAGCCGCTCAGCGTGCGCTTTCCCGCCTTCCGCGGCGGCGAGACGCAGAAGATCGTCGTCGCCTATTCCACCCGCCCCGACGCCTCGGCCTTGCAGTGGCTCAGCCCGCAGCAGACGGCGGGCGGCCAGAAACCCTATCTGTTCAGTCAGGGCCAGGCGATCCTGACCCGCACCTGGATCCCGACCCAGGACAGCCCGGGGATTCGTCAGTCGTACAGCGCGCGGATCACCGCCCCGGCCGACCTGACCGTGGTCATGGCCGCTGAGCAACTGACGCCGAACGGCGAGGCGGCCGGCGCCGGGACCAAGGCCTGGCGCTTCAAGCTGGACAACCCCATCCCGCCCTATCTGATCGCCGTCGCGGTCGGCGACCTGGCCTTCGCCCCCTTCGACGCCCGCACCGGCGTCTGGGCCGAGCCCAGCCAGCTTCAGGCCTCGGCGCATGAGCTTCAGCCGACCGCCCAGATGGTCGATGCGGCCGAGGCGCTTTACGGCCCCTATCGCTGGGGTCGCTACGACCTGCTGGTCCTGCCGCCCAGCTTCCCCTTCGGCGGCATGGAGAACCCGCGCCTGACCTTCGCCACGCCGACCATCATCGCCGGGGATCGCTCGCTGGTGTCGCTGGTGGCGCACGAACTGGCGCACTCCTGGTCGGGCAATCTGGTGACCAACGCCACCTGGGACGACTTCTGGCTGAACGAAGGCTTCACCTCCTATTTCGAGAACCGGATCATGGAGGCCGTCTACGGTCGCGACGCCGCCGTTCAGGAACAGGTGCTGGCCTGGGACGGGCTGCAGGACGAGTTGAAGACGCTGCACGCCGCCGACACCCGCCTGCATCTCGAACTGGCGGGCCGCGATCCCGACGAGGGCATGAACACCATCGCCTATGACAAGGGCGCCGCCTTCCTGCGCACCATCGAGCAGATCGCCGGGCGCGAGCGGTTCGACGCCTGGCTGCGCGGCTACTTCGAGCGCAACGCCTGGCGGCCGATGACGTCGGAGCGATTCCTTGAGGACATCCGCACGCATCTGATCAAGGGCGACGCGGGCCTGGAGCAAAGGCTGCAGCTGAACGCCTGGGTCTATGATCCCGGCCTGCCGTCCAACGTTCAGGCGCCGGTGTCGCGGGCCTTCGAGCCCGTGGATGCGGCGGCCGAGGCCTTCTACGTCGCCAAGGGCCCGGCCTCGGCCGTGCCGTGGAAGGACTGGAACACCCAGCAGCGCCTGCGCTTCCTGTCGTGGCGCCCGCAGGGGCTGGCGGCGGGGGCCGACTGGCTGACCGGGGCGCAACTGGCCGATCTGGAACGCACGCTGAAGCTGGACAGCGAGGGCAACGCCGAACTGACCTTCGCCTGGCTGCAGGCGGCCCTGGCCAACCGCTACGAGCCGGCGGCGGCTGTGGCTGACCGCTTCCTGACCAGCCAGGGCCGACGCAAATTCGTCCTGCCCCTGTTCCAGACCCTGTGGGCCGAAGGCGACTGGGGCCGGCCGATCGCCACGCGCATCTACGCCAAGGCCCGGCCGCTGTATCACCCGGTGACCAGCAACTCGGTCGATCAGGTGGTGGGCCGCCCGTAA
- a CDS encoding TetR family transcriptional regulator, with protein MTRPLRQDAAERREKLLQAAQAAFARDGLDAPLHLIAEQAGVGRATLYRNFADRSELALAVFLKQIDDLAGRTRARLDDPDVFIWFLEQMTRLMLDSAGLSSAIRDLKDEALAPIRQGLKAAGAEALAVSQAAGRVRPDLSVEDIRVLALMLGAPSRTAPAKAREALSLRSLALVLDAVRPRGEAA; from the coding sequence ATGACTCGTCCGTTGCGACAAGACGCCGCAGAACGTCGTGAGAAGCTGCTTCAGGCGGCGCAGGCCGCCTTTGCGCGCGACGGGCTGGATGCGCCGCTGCACCTGATCGCCGAGCAGGCGGGCGTCGGGCGTGCGACCCTGTATCGAAACTTCGCCGACCGCTCCGAGCTGGCCCTGGCGGTTTTCCTGAAGCAGATCGACGACCTGGCCGGGCGCACCCGCGCGCGGCTGGACGATCCGGACGTCTTCATCTGGTTCCTGGAGCAGATGACCCGGCTGATGCTGGACAGCGCGGGCCTGTCCAGCGCGATCCGCGATCTGAAGGACGAGGCTCTGGCCCCGATCCGTCAGGGTTTAAAGGCCGCCGGCGCCGAGGCCCTGGCCGTGTCCCAGGCGGCGGGGCGGGTGCGGCCGGATCTGAGCGTCGAGGATATCCGCGTCCTGGCCCTGATGCTGGGCGCCCCGTCGCGGACGGCGCCGGCGAAGGCGCGCGAGGCGCTCAGCCTGCGGTCCCTGGCCCTGGTGCTGGACGCGGTGCGGCCGCGCGGCGAGGCCGCATGA
- a CDS encoding HlyD family secretion protein, producing the protein MTDPAPSPSAPAAPPAPPAPAAPPPSNGRRVMWSVALIAMALVGIGLILHAWRLPPFSGGPQTTDNAYVRGQVTIISPQVSGYVTSVEVQDFQTVKQGQLLATIDDRIYRQRLEQAQASLHAAEAALANSAQSQASARGSVAQTRAAIAAAQSAVTKARADATRVRTLFEGGWVAQAQVDTAQNALRAAEAQLAQARAAEEVAQTGVTSAVVGKGSLEAAVENARAQVRLAQIDLDNTRITAPRDGRLGEVTVRQGQQAAVGTQFMALVPDVVWVTANMKETQMRDVRVGQPVEITVDALGGRVLTGKVERISPATGSEFSVIRPDNATGNFTKVAQRIPVRIAVDPGQEGVERLSPGMSVTARIKVKA; encoded by the coding sequence ATGACCGACCCCGCCCCTTCGCCGTCCGCTCCCGCCGCGCCTCCTGCGCCCCCTGCGCCCGCCGCGCCGCCGCCGTCCAACGGTCGTCGCGTGATGTGGAGCGTGGCCCTGATCGCCATGGCGCTGGTGGGGATCGGCCTGATCCTGCACGCCTGGCGCCTGCCGCCCTTCTCGGGCGGGCCGCAGACGACGGACAACGCCTATGTGCGCGGTCAGGTGACCATCATCAGCCCCCAGGTCAGCGGCTATGTGACCTCGGTCGAGGTGCAGGACTTCCAGACGGTGAAGCAGGGGCAGCTTCTGGCGACCATCGACGATCGCATCTATCGGCAGCGGCTGGAGCAGGCGCAGGCCTCCCTGCACGCGGCCGAGGCGGCGCTGGCCAACTCGGCCCAGAGCCAGGCCTCGGCGCGCGGATCGGTGGCCCAGACGCGCGCCGCCATCGCCGCCGCCCAGTCGGCCGTGACCAAGGCGCGCGCTGATGCGACACGGGTCCGAACCCTGTTCGAGGGCGGCTGGGTCGCCCAGGCGCAGGTTGACACGGCCCAGAACGCCCTGCGCGCCGCCGAGGCCCAGCTGGCGCAGGCCCGCGCCGCCGAGGAGGTGGCCCAGACCGGCGTCACCTCGGCCGTGGTCGGCAAAGGCTCGCTGGAGGCCGCCGTCGAGAACGCCCGCGCCCAGGTGCGTCTGGCGCAGATAGATCTGGACAATACGCGCATCACCGCGCCGCGCGACGGACGGCTGGGCGAGGTGACCGTGCGTCAGGGCCAGCAGGCGGCGGTCGGGACGCAGTTCATGGCGCTGGTCCCCGACGTGGTCTGGGTCACGGCCAATATGAAGGAGACGCAGATGCGCGACGTGCGCGTCGGCCAGCCTGTCGAGATCACCGTCGACGCCCTGGGCGGTCGCGTCCTGACCGGCAAGGTCGAGCGCATCTCGCCCGCGACCGGCTCCGAGTTCAGCGTCATCCGCCCCGACAACGCCACCGGCAATTTCACCAAGGTGGCCCAGCGCATCCCCGTCCGCATCGCCGTCGATCCGGGGCAGGAGGGCGTCGAGCGCCTGTCGCCCGGCATGTCGGTGACGGCCCGGATCAAGGTGAAGGCCTAG
- a CDS encoding fumarylacetoacetate hydrolase family protein produces MKLASLKHGRDGRLVVVSNDLNWFTDAFLIAPTLQAALDDWERCEPLLRALAESLEHEAVPRGRFREHEAAAPLPRAYQWADGSAYVNHVELVRKARGAEMPESFWTDPLMYQGGSDGFLSPRDAIPLKDEAWGCDLEAEIVVVTGDVALGATREEALASIRLVGLVNDVSLRNLIPGELAKGFGFVQSKPASALSPVFVTPDALGDRWKDGKLSGALLVQVNGQDFGRADAGVDMTFDFGTLIAHLAKTRALGAGTVIGSGTVSNKDADGGPGKPVSEGGLGYSCIAEIRTVETIQTGAAKTPFLKHGDTVRIEMLDDKNRTVFGAIEQTVEPA; encoded by the coding sequence ATGAAACTCGCCTCGCTCAAGCACGGCCGTGACGGCCGCCTCGTCGTCGTCTCGAATGACCTGAACTGGTTCACGGACGCCTTCCTGATCGCGCCGACCCTGCAGGCGGCGCTGGACGACTGGGAGCGGTGCGAGCCGCTGCTGCGCGCCCTGGCCGAAAGCCTGGAGCATGAAGCCGTGCCGCGCGGCCGTTTCCGCGAGCACGAGGCCGCCGCCCCCCTCCCGCGCGCCTATCAGTGGGCCGACGGCTCGGCCTATGTGAACCACGTGGAACTGGTGCGCAAAGCCCGCGGCGCCGAGATGCCTGAGAGCTTCTGGACCGATCCGCTGATGTATCAGGGCGGCTCCGACGGCTTCCTGTCGCCGCGCGACGCCATCCCGCTGAAGGACGAGGCCTGGGGCTGCGACCTGGAGGCCGAGATCGTGGTCGTGACCGGCGACGTAGCCCTGGGCGCCACGCGCGAAGAGGCCCTGGCCTCGATCCGCCTGGTGGGCCTGGTCAACGACGTCAGCTTGCGCAACCTGATCCCCGGCGAACTGGCCAAGGGCTTCGGCTTCGTCCAGTCCAAGCCGGCCAGCGCCCTGTCGCCGGTCTTCGTCACGCCGGATGCGCTGGGCGACCGCTGGAAGGACGGCAAGCTGTCCGGCGCCCTGCTGGTCCAGGTCAACGGCCAGGACTTCGGCCGCGCCGACGCGGGCGTCGACATGACCTTCGACTTCGGCACCCTGATCGCCCACCTGGCCAAGACCCGCGCTCTGGGCGCCGGAACCGTCATCGGCTCGGGCACGGTGTCGAACAAGGACGCCGACGGCGGCCCCGGCAAGCCGGTGTCCGAAGGCGGTCTGGGCTACAGCTGCATCGCCGAGATCCGCACCGTCGAGACCATCCAGACCGGCGCCGCCAAGACGCCCTTCCTCAAGCACGGCGACACCGTCCGCATTGAAATGCTGGACGACAAGAACCGCACCGTCTTCGGCGCCATCGAGCAGACGGTCGAGCCGGCCTGA
- the hppD gene encoding 4-hydroxyphenylpyruvate dioxygenase, translated as MQDAAKLDQENPLGVDGFEFVEFTGPEPEAMISRLELMGFTPTHVNPANDVVRLKQGDITMLVHRTPAGQAADFAKDHGPSANGMAFRVADAKAAYEGALARGARAAEGVHGGALAHDYPYVLQGIGGSLLYVIDQYGEAGSLYDAWDEIEGWEEAERKNSVGLEILDHLTHNVRRGEMRTWSGFYNSVFNFEEQKYFDIKGKATGLFSQAMIAPDRAIRIPLNESQDENSQIEEFIRRYNGEGIQHIALTTENIFETVEAMRARGVEFQDTIETYFELIDKRLPGHGEDVERMRKNRILIDGSDEEGLLLQIFTQDTFGPIFFEIIQRKGNEGFGNGNFQALFDSIELDQIRRGVIKVDA; from the coding sequence ATGCAGGACGCCGCCAAACTCGACCAGGAAAACCCCCTCGGCGTCGACGGCTTCGAGTTCGTCGAATTCACCGGCCCCGAGCCCGAGGCGATGATTTCGCGTCTGGAGCTGATGGGCTTCACCCCGACCCATGTGAACCCGGCCAACGACGTGGTGCGCCTGAAGCAGGGCGACATCACCATGCTGGTCCATCGCACCCCCGCCGGACAGGCGGCGGACTTCGCCAAGGATCACGGCCCCTCGGCCAACGGCATGGCCTTCCGCGTCGCCGACGCCAAGGCGGCCTACGAGGGCGCGCTGGCGCGCGGCGCCCGCGCCGCCGAGGGCGTGCACGGCGGGGCGCTGGCGCACGACTACCCCTATGTGCTGCAGGGCATCGGCGGCAGCCTGCTCTACGTCATCGACCAGTATGGCGAGGCCGGCTCCCTCTATGACGCCTGGGACGAGATCGAGGGCTGGGAAGAGGCCGAGCGCAAGAACAGCGTCGGTCTGGAGATCCTGGACCACCTGACCCACAACGTCCGTCGTGGCGAGATGCGCACCTGGTCGGGCTTCTACAACTCGGTGTTCAACTTCGAGGAGCAGAAGTATTTCGACATCAAGGGCAAGGCGACCGGCCTGTTCTCCCAGGCCATGATCGCGCCCGACCGCGCCATCCGCATCCCGCTGAACGAGAGCCAGGACGAGAACTCCCAGATCGAGGAATTCATCCGTCGCTACAACGGCGAAGGCATCCAGCACATCGCCCTGACGACCGAGAACATCTTCGAGACGGTCGAGGCCATGCGCGCGCGCGGCGTCGAGTTCCAAGACACCATCGAGACCTATTTCGAGCTGATCGACAAACGCCTGCCGGGCCACGGCGAGGACGTGGAGCGGATGCGCAAGAACCGCATCCTGATCGACGGTTCGGACGAGGAAGGCCTGCTGTTGCAGATCTTTACCCAGGACACCTTCGGCCCGATCTTCTTCGAGATCATCCAGCGCAAGGGCAATGAAGGCTTCGGCAACGGCAACTTCCAGGCCCTGTTCGATTCGATCGAGCTGGACCAGATCCGTCGCGGCGTCATCAAGGTCGACGCCTGA
- a CDS encoding multidrug effflux MFS transporter produces the protein MTSAPSPAIKTPSKGPGFAEFVCLIAVMMALNALAIDAMLPALPHIGEDLGVTNENSRQWVITAYLLGFGVAQLFYGPLSDRYGRRPALFAGIGVYVVFSILAAFAHTFDMLILSRIGMGIGAAATRVLAVSIVRDRYVGRTMARVMSLSFLVFLGVPIIAPAMGQLVMLVAPWPWIFGVFALSGGAFLIWAGLRLPETLHPEDRMPIDVSRIAAAFRFAFTHRQGMGYTLAMTVISGALFGFINSSQQIFFDVFKAPGLFPVVFALVAAGIAVASILNARLVEKLGSRLIAHAALIGFIGFSVLHAVIAWLGHDSLWMFAAMQACKMFCFGFIAGNFGAMAMEPMGHIAGTASSAQGFISSIGGALLGFAIGQQFDGTTVPMTVGFALLGVAALALVLAAEQGRLFKARHLPPVVAET, from the coding sequence ATGACCAGCGCCCCTTCTCCCGCGATCAAGACTCCGTCCAAGGGGCCGGGCTTCGCTGAATTCGTCTGCCTGATCGCCGTGATGATGGCGCTGAACGCTTTGGCGATCGACGCCATGCTGCCGGCCTTGCCCCACATCGGCGAGGATCTGGGCGTGACCAATGAGAACAGCCGCCAGTGGGTGATCACCGCCTATCTGCTCGGTTTCGGCGTAGCTCAGCTGTTCTATGGGCCGCTGTCGGACCGTTATGGACGGCGACCGGCCCTGTTCGCGGGCATCGGCGTCTATGTCGTCTTCAGCATTCTGGCGGCCTTCGCCCATACGTTCGACATGCTGATCCTGTCGCGGATCGGCATGGGGATCGGCGCGGCGGCGACGCGGGTGCTGGCCGTGTCCATTGTGCGCGACCGCTATGTCGGACGGACGATGGCGCGCGTCATGTCGCTCAGCTTCCTGGTCTTTCTGGGCGTGCCGATCATCGCGCCCGCGATGGGGCAGCTGGTCATGCTGGTGGCGCCCTGGCCTTGGATCTTCGGCGTCTTCGCCCTGTCGGGCGGGGCCTTCCTGATTTGGGCGGGCCTGCGTCTGCCCGAGACGCTGCATCCCGAAGACCGGATGCCGATCGACGTCAGCCGGATCGCCGCCGCCTTCCGCTTCGCCTTCACCCACCGTCAGGGCATGGGCTACACCCTGGCCATGACCGTCATCAGCGGGGCGCTGTTCGGCTTCATCAACTCCTCGCAGCAGATATTCTTCGACGTGTTCAAGGCGCCCGGCCTGTTCCCGGTGGTCTTCGCCCTGGTGGCAGCGGGCATCGCTGTGGCCTCGATCCTGAACGCGCGTCTGGTCGAGAAGCTGGGCTCGCGCCTGATCGCCCACGCCGCCCTGATCGGCTTCATCGGCTTCAGCGTCCTGCACGCCGTGATCGCCTGGCTGGGCCATGACAGCCTGTGGATGTTCGCCGCCATGCAGGCCTGCAAGATGTTCTGCTTCGGCTTCATCGCCGGCAACTTCGGCGCCATGGCCATGGAGCCGATGGGCCATATCGCCGGCACGGCCTCTTCGGCCCAGGGCTTCATCTCCTCCATCGGCGGCGCCCTGCTGGGCTTCGCCATCGGCCAGCAGTTCGACGGCACGACGGTGCCGATGACGGTCGGCTTCGCCCTGCTGGGCGTGGCGGCTCTGGCGCTGGTTCTGGCGGCCGAGCAGGGGCGGCTGTTCAAAGCCCGCCATCTGCCGCCGGTTGTCGCCGAGACTTGA
- a CDS encoding methyltransferase family protein → MTPTKPGRGDHSGVVVPPPAIYFAFLLGGWGVGQWLGEPSLGLATEVRRGLALVLILGGLLLDGAAAGYFRRLGTPPEPWKPTTVLATGGLYRFSRNPIYLGFAITYLGLAVAMDSPIALGLLIPCLIVVDRFVIAREERYLSARFGPEYEAYRQKVRRWL, encoded by the coding sequence TTGACGCCCACGAAGCCGGGCAGGGGCGATCATTCGGGCGTCGTCGTGCCGCCGCCCGCCATCTATTTCGCCTTCCTGCTCGGCGGCTGGGGGGTGGGCCAGTGGCTGGGCGAGCCGTCGCTCGGTCTGGCGACAGAGGTTCGGCGCGGCCTCGCCCTCGTATTGATCTTGGGCGGCCTGCTGCTGGACGGGGCGGCGGCGGGCTATTTCCGCCGCCTCGGCACCCCGCCCGAGCCGTGGAAGCCGACGACGGTGCTGGCCACCGGCGGCCTCTACCGTTTTAGCCGCAACCCGATCTATCTGGGGTTCGCCATCACCTATCTGGGGCTGGCGGTCGCCATGGACAGTCCGATCGCCCTGGGCCTGCTGATCCCCTGCCTGATCGTGGTCGACCGCTTCGTCATCGCCCGCGAGGAGCGCTATCTGTCCGCCCGTTTCGGCCCCGAGTACGAGGCCTATCGCCAGAAGGTCCGTCGATGGCTGTAA
- a CDS encoding isoaspartyl peptidase/L-asparaginase family protein, whose translation MKSIAFAAAAAAAVLAAPALAQEAPTWSLAIHGGAGVIERAQLSPERDAAYRAGLQAALDAGSAVLARGGSSLDAVQAAVEVMEDNPLFNAGRGAVFTSAGKNELDAAVMDGTDLNAGSVAGLTRTRHPIAAARAVMEKSPHVMLIGEGAETFARSAGLEEVGPGFFFTESRWQALLKALRDAGQPLPPRPEGAPAEPARLGPAAPLAFNLHEAPLDERKFGTVGAVARDSQGRLAAATSTGGMTAKRWGRVGDVPVIGAGTYASNADGCAVSATGSGEYFIRATVARDICARTATGASVQQAADAEIAEVGSIGGDGGVIVMGKDGVHAFSMNTSGMYRGAVSSTSPARVAIYGDEEAAR comes from the coding sequence ATGAAGTCCATCGCCTTCGCCGCTGCTGCGGCCGCCGCCGTTCTGGCCGCGCCGGCCCTCGCTCAGGAGGCGCCGACCTGGTCGCTGGCCATCCACGGCGGCGCGGGCGTGATCGAGCGCGCCCAGCTGAGCCCTGAGCGCGACGCGGCCTATCGCGCCGGACTGCAGGCGGCGCTGGACGCGGGCTCGGCCGTGCTGGCGCGCGGCGGCTCCTCGCTGGACGCGGTTCAGGCCGCCGTCGAGGTGATGGAGGACAATCCCCTGTTCAACGCCGGGCGCGGCGCCGTCTTCACCTCGGCGGGCAAGAACGAACTGGACGCCGCCGTCATGGACGGCACGGACCTGAACGCCGGGTCCGTCGCGGGCCTGACCCGCACGCGCCACCCCATCGCCGCCGCCCGCGCGGTGATGGAGAAGTCGCCCCACGTCATGCTGATCGGCGAGGGCGCCGAGACCTTCGCCCGCTCGGCGGGTCTGGAAGAGGTCGGCCCCGGCTTCTTCTTCACCGAAAGCCGCTGGCAGGCCCTGCTGAAGGCCCTGCGCGACGCCGGCCAGCCCCTGCCGCCGCGCCCGGAAGGCGCGCCGGCCGAACCGGCCCGCCTAGGCCCGGCCGCGCCCCTGGCCTTCAACCTGCATGAAGCCCCGCTGGACGAGCGCAAGTTCGGCACGGTCGGCGCCGTGGCGAGGGACAGCCAGGGCCGCCTGGCCGCCGCCACCTCGACCGGCGGCATGACGGCCAAGCGCTGGGGCCGGGTCGGCGACGTGCCGGTCATCGGCGCCGGGACCTACGCCTCCAACGCCGACGGCTGCGCCGTCTCGGCGACGGGCTCGGGCGAATACTTCATCCGCGCCACCGTGGCCCGCGACATCTGTGCGCGCACCGCCACGGGCGCCTCCGTGCAACAGGCGGCCGACGCCGAGATCGCCGAGGTCGGCTCGATCGGCGGCGACGGCGGCGTCATCGTCATGGGCAAGGACGGCGTCCACGCCTTCTCGATGAACACCTCGGGCATGTATCGCGGCGCGGTGTCCTCGACCTCGCCCGCGCGCGTCGCCATCTACGGCGACGAAGAAGCCGCGCGTTGA
- a CDS encoding MFS transporter, whose translation MSRRHWDLPWEDYLATLKPHERPVLPGSPATPDHTTPWRLAYAFVGVLVALTGSLGNAAVTADLPQLAGALGVTMTEAAWLPVVFVMTNACMNLLLVKFRMQYGLRLFTEIILVVFLATAAAHLFLEDFGSTLVVRGVAGMAAAGMSTLGILYIIQAFPAQHRLKGIIIGVGLSSLAIPLARLGVMRLLDLDQWRAFYMFELGLVLVALPAVFALKMPPSQRVRVFEKLDFVTFALFAPGVALLTAVLGLGRIVWWTEAAWIGWALVGAILLLTAAALIEYNRTNPLIDLKWLAGRDLVRLLLAILLVRIVLSEQTTGAVGFLQQMGVVPQQMQGLFLVMLVATAAGTLVSAFTLNPMKLWKPISIALVMIAVGAFIDSHATVLTRPTQLYFSQALLAFAAAFFIGPTMILGFGQVLQGGGKNMVSFIVLFSIGQNVGGLMGSALVGTIQTLREKFHSSQLSESIGLGDPETVLRLQQLGGAYAHVIGDAAQRQGAALRLLQQQVSQQAQVLAYNDVFLLISGAAAIGAAWVALNHYRPRLEARRAARQAQTQASDAAASVAAAVD comes from the coding sequence ATGAGCCGCCGTCACTGGGACCTGCCGTGGGAGGATTACCTCGCCACCCTGAAGCCGCACGAGCGTCCGGTCCTGCCCGGTTCGCCCGCGACGCCGGATCACACGACGCCCTGGCGGCTGGCCTACGCCTTCGTCGGGGTGCTGGTGGCCCTGACCGGCAGTCTGGGCAACGCGGCCGTGACGGCCGACCTGCCGCAGCTGGCCGGGGCGCTGGGGGTGACCATGACCGAGGCGGCCTGGCTGCCCGTGGTGTTCGTCATGACCAACGCCTGCATGAACCTGCTGCTGGTCAAGTTCCGGATGCAGTACGGCCTGCGCCTGTTCACCGAGATCATCCTGGTCGTGTTCCTGGCCACGGCGGCGGCGCATCTGTTCCTGGAGGATTTCGGCTCGACCCTGGTCGTGCGCGGCGTGGCCGGGATGGCGGCGGCGGGGATGTCGACCCTCGGCATCCTCTACATCATCCAAGCCTTTCCAGCGCAGCACCGGCTGAAGGGCATCATCATCGGCGTCGGCCTGTCCAGTCTGGCCATTCCGCTGGCGCGGCTGGGCGTCATGCGCCTGCTGGATCTGGATCAGTGGCGGGCGTTCTACATGTTCGAGCTGGGGTTGGTGCTGGTCGCACTGCCCGCCGTCTTCGCCCTCAAGATGCCGCCGTCGCAGCGTGTGCGCGTGTTTGAGAAACTGGACTTCGTCACCTTCGCCCTGTTCGCGCCGGGCGTGGCCCTGCTGACGGCGGTGCTGGGGCTGGGGCGCATCGTCTGGTGGACCGAGGCGGCGTGGATCGGCTGGGCCCTGGTCGGAGCGATCCTGCTGCTGACCGCCGCCGCCCTGATCGAATACAACCGGACCAACCCGCTGATCGACCTCAAATGGCTGGCGGGCCGCGATCTGGTGCGGCTGCTGCTGGCCATCCTGCTGGTGCGGATCGTCCTGTCGGAACAGACCACCGGCGCGGTCGGCTTCCTGCAACAGATGGGGGTGGTCCCGCAGCAGATGCAGGGCCTGTTCCTGGTCATGCTGGTCGCCACGGCGGCCGGGACCCTGGTCAGCGCCTTCACCCTCAATCCGATGAAGCTGTGGAAGCCGATCTCGATCGCCCTGGTCATGATCGCCGTCGGCGCCTTCATCGACAGCCACGCCACCGTGCTGACGCGCCCGACCCAGCTCTACTTCAGCCAGGCGCTTCTGGCCTTCGCCGCCGCCTTCTTCATCGGCCCGACGATGATCCTGGGCTTCGGCCAGGTGCTGCAGGGCGGGGGCAAGAACATGGTCAGCTTCATTGTCCTGTTCTCGATCGGCCAGAACGTCGGCGGACTGATGGGCTCGGCCCTGGTCGGCACGATCCAGACCCTGCGCGAGAAGTTTCACTCCAGCCAACTGTCCGAGAGCATCGGCCTGGGCGATCCCGAGACCGTGCTGCGCCTGCAGCAGTTGGGCGGCGCCTACGCCCACGTCATCGGCGACGCGGCCCAGCGTCAGGGCGCGGCCCTGCGCCTGCTGCAGCAGCAGGTCAGCCAGCAGGCCCAGGTGCTGGCCTACAACGACGTCTTCCTGCTGATCTCGGGGGCCGCCGCGATCGGCGCCGCCTGGGTCGCCCTGAACCACTATCGGCCCAGGCTGGAGGCGCGCCGCGCCGCCCGCCAGGCCCAGACGCAAGCCTCCGACGCCGCCGCCTCCGTCGCGGCGGCCGTCGATTGA